gCTGTTTCGGTGGAATGTCCACTCATTGTTTGCTCCACAAACTCCACAGCAGCGGAGCGTTTTACCCCCCAAAGTCCAACAAGGTACCCAAGTTTCTCGTTTAAGAACCACTGGGGGGGGGTATGTTAGCATTGGGGaagttaccattaccattggaaATGGATGGCACATATTAAGTGTTGGCCCCTTTTGGCCCCTTTTTGGCCCCTTGTCGGCCTCCTATTGGTCACTCGTTGGGCCCTTGTTGGCACCTTTTTGGCCCCTCGTTGGCCTCTAATTGGCACCTTGTTGGCCCCCTTCCTAATTTCTTAGTTTTTGGCATGTTTGTCAAGCTTAAACATTTCAGATCATTAGGATCTGAACGGATGTAAGATGGTGGTAGGGTGGATGTAGGACGGATGTAGGGTGGAGGTAGGACAGATGTAAGAAGGATGTAGGACAGATATAAGGCAAAGGTTGGGCGGATGTAAGACGGAGGTAGGACGGATGTAGGACAGAGGTAGGGTGGATGTAAGACAGATGTAAGACGAAGGTAGGATGGCTGTAGGACGGATGTAGGACAGAGGTAGGGCGGATGTAAGACGGAGGTAGGATGGATGTAGGACGGATGTAGGGTGGAGGTAGGACAGATGTAAGAAGGATGTAGGACAGATGTAAGGCAAAGGTTGGGTGGATGTAAGACGGAGGTAGGACGGATGTAGGACAGAGGTAGGGTGGATGTAAGACAGATGTAAGACGAAGGTAGGATGGCTGTAGGACGGATGTAGGACAGAGGTAGGGCGGATGTAAGACGGAGGTAGGATGGATGTAGGACGGATGTAGGGTGGAGGTAGGACAGATGTAAGACAGATGTAGGACGGATGTAGGACAGAGGTAGGGCGGATGTAAGACGGAGGTAGGGCGGAGGTAAGACGGAGGTAGGATGGATGTAGGACGGATGTAGGGTGGAGGTAGGACATATGTAAGACAGATGTAGGACAGATATAAGACGGAGGTAGGATGGATGTAGGACAGAGGTAGGGTGGATGTAAGACGGAGGTAAGACGAGGTAAGACAGATGTAGGATGGATGTAGGACGGATGTAGGACGGAGGTAGGACAGATGTAAGAAGGATGTAGGACAGATATAAGACTGAGGTTGGGCGGATGTAAGACGGAGGTAGGACGGATGTAGGACAGAGGTAGGGTGGATGTAAGACAGATGTAAGACGAAGGTAGGATGGCTGTAGGACGGATGTAGGACAGAGGTAGGGCGGATGTAAGACGGAGGTAGGATGGATGTAGGACGGATGTAGGGTGGAGGTAGGACAGATGTAAGACAGATGTAGGACAGATATAAGACGGAGGTAGGATGGATGTAGGACAGAGGTATGGTGGATGTAAGACGGAGGTAAGACGAGGTAAGACAGATGTAGGATGGATGTAGGACGTATGTAGGACGTATGTAGGACGGAAGACGCACGTCAGCAGCAACGAACCAAAGACAAAAGTCCTGAAGGCAGCAACGCTGACGGTCTCGAGGCGAACGCCAGATTGAGCTGCAAATCACAGCCCAGCCCAGAAACGACTGCTGGACCGCCGAGAGCCTGTTGCTATAGAAACGTCACGGTTGCAGGCGCCGCTTTAATCCGTGGAAGCCTGTTAAGTTAACACGAGCCCGTGGCGGGGAGCGGATGTCTGTGGTGGGATGCGGCGTGATGGATGTTTACTGGTGCTCTCATTCCTGGcgtggcatggcatggcatggcttGGCATGGCATGGCTTGGCACCAAAGTCACGCTGGTGTTGTTGGGTGTGATTCCTAGACGTGGACACCACCAAGGATCCCTGCCAGAAGGTGAAGTGCAGCGCCCATAAGGTGTGCATCGCCCAGGGCTACCAGAGGGCCGTGTGCATCAACCGGAAGAAGCTGGAGCACAGGTGAGCCAACACGAGACACCCGGAGAGTCATTTCCTGTCAGTTTGGTGGCTgacgtgtgtgttgtgtgtgtgtgcgcgtgttcatgtgtgtgtgtgtggtctggcAGACTCAAGCAACCTGCCCTCAGGTCGTCCAACGGCGACTGCCAGCCGTGTCCCATCTCCTCTACGGGGCCCGTGTGCGGATCCGATGGACACAACTACGCCTCCAAGGTACGCCCGTACACGAATACGCTGACTCTGATGACGCCGTATTACCTTCCTCGTATGTATTTACCTTAACTCAATAAGACAAGATCAGTACTGGTTTCAGTGGTGGACTCGTCATGGTGGTCCACAGTGAGGCCATCTTGGATGGAATACGAGTCGttcaacaaacaacaaagttgGAATGTTACAAGGAAAAAGAAAtaatttgcaagaaaaagaaAGTAAATTATAAGTCACAAttccataattttatttttggaattttattttcGTAATTAGTAATTTAGTCCTgtcattttacaacaaaaagttAGAGagtaaaattatgatttaatgAGGAAAAGTGGAATTTTACCACAgttaaaatttaatgttaggtggaaaaatgtcattttacaagcCCAAAactttaataatattactaataaacatcaaactacaagaaaaaaaatacttttattgcaATTTAATATTGCAAGAGGAAATATcctaaaatttgtattttctcTTTTGTAAGTTTGCAGGATAAAGTGataattttaccaaaataaaataagaataaatattttttcccagatttaaaatgtaaattccacaagaaaaaaagtggaatTTTACCACAGTTaagttttaatgtcattttacaagcCCAAaacgttaataataataataataataataataataggaaacATCAaactagaagaaaaaaaatacttttatggCATTAATTTAATATTGCAAGAGGAAATATCctaaaattagttttttctcttttgtaaTTTTGCAGGATAAAGTCATctttttaccaaaataaaataagaataaatatttttttctcagatttaagatgtaaattccacaagaaaaaaagtggaatTTTACCACAGTTAAGTTTTAATGTTAGgtggaaaaaatatcattttacaagCCCAAaacgttaataataataataataataataataataataataataataggaaacATCAaactagaagaaaaaaaatacttttatggCATGAATTTAATATTGCAAGAGGAAATATCctaaaattagttttttctcttttgtaaTTTTGCAGGATAAAGTCAtctttttaccagaataaaataagaataaatatttttttccctgatttaaaatgtaaattccacaagaaaaatgtggaattttccAAGCATTGAGATTTAaggttgaaaaaaagtcatttttcaagCCCCAAAttttcaattaaataaaaaaaaaaacaaaaacgggaCTAAATTTGTCctgttgcaggaaaaaaaacattcttctgAAATCaatttttaatatgattaatatttgaagaaaatatGCCCCAAGTGGATGAGGAACACCGTGGGAACTTTCTCACGGGGCGACAAACATGtagaatgtggggggggggggtgcgttaTTGATTTCTACTCGCTGACCTTGTGCAGGTGAAGGCTGGATTGGACGTCGGCCCAATCAGTCGTTCAGTCGCCCCCTCATGAATATTTCAATGGCGTCGCTACAATAAGTCATCCCGCTTCACCTTCCCGCGCCCTTGCCCacgttgtgtgtttgtgtgtgtgtgtgttgtgtgtggtgCAGTGCAAGCTGGAGCAGCAGGCGTGTCTGACGGGCAAGGAGCTGACCCTCAAGTGTTCGGGTCTCTGTCCGTGTTCCACCTCGGCGCCCGCCGCCAAGGACGGCAAACGCGGTAAGGAGCGTCTGGATTGAAGACGATGAACACGATGTTGCGCACGCCGCCTTCCCGGTCTCACTGTGACGCCCGCCCCCAGAGACCTGCACTGGACAGGACCTGGCTGACCTGGGCGAGCGTCTCCGGGACTGGTTCCAGCTCCTGCAGAGCAACGCCAAGCAGAACAACAGCGGCGGCAAGCATGGAGCCAAAAACGCCCCGTCAGGTGGCTGCTgctgatactactactactagtactactactactactgctactattattactgctactgctactactgctactactgtcTGCATGTCTCgtcgcttgttgctaggcagaattaaTGGCTCAAATTCATAACTGTCATTTACTTTTTCATAGGCGTAAAATGCAAAACTAGTAGTTTTAAGAGTAAAGTATGGAATCCAGTTTCCACCACTGATATAAAGAGTccacattatgagataaaaagtcataattatgagataaaactcataattatgaaatataaagtcaaaattgagacaaaaagtcaaattcatgagataaaaagtcaagtttatgagatgaattatgacataaaagacataattGTAAGATACAAAGTTGAAGTTATGACAAAAgaaagtcaattatgagataaaaggtcataattatgagataaaaatcataattatgaaacataaagtcaaaattgagacaaaaagtcaaattcatgagataaaaagtcaagtttatgagctgaattatgacataaaagtcataattgtaaGATACAAAGTTGAAGTTGACAATAGAAAAaatcaattatgagataaaaatcataattatgaaacataaagtcaaaattgagacaaaaagtcaaattcatgagataaaaagtcaagtttatgagctgaattatgacataaaagtcataattgtaaGATACAAAGTTGAAGTTATGACAAGagaaaaagtcaattatgagataaaaagtcataattatgagataaaaagtcaaaattgagacaaaaaaTCTAATTCATGTGATAAAAGTCAGGTTTATGAGctgaattatgacataaaagtcataattgtaagatacaaaaatgaagttatgagataaaaagttaaaattattaaacaaaaagtcaaaaatgacaacataattATAAGGAAAAAGCTGCAATTGAGACAGAATTATGactaaaaatgttgacataatTCCAAGATAAAAACCtaaaatgatgagaaaaagtCTAACATAAGTCGTAATGATGacataaaaagttgtaataacttttatgagaatgaagtcggaATATGACAATAATTATCATAGAATGATGTTATGGCTGATTTCCAGCGTTAGCATCTTTATCTTTGTCCTCCAAAGCAAAAGAAGGTCTTGATGGTCCAGCCGGCTGATacgagcgtgtgtgtgtgtgtgtgtgtgtgtgtgtgtgtgcgcgtgcacgtgcacgtgtgcATGTTCAGTGCTGGACAGGAGCCTGGTGGCCAGCTGCAAGGACTCCATCGGCTGGATGTTCTCCAAGCTGGACACCAACGCAGACCTGTACCTGGACCAGGCCGAGCTGGCCGCCATCAACCTGGACAAGTACGAGATCTGCATCCGCCCCTTCTTCAACTCCTGCGACTCCTACAAGGACGGCAAGGTGTCCACGGCCGAGTGGTGCCTGTGCTTCTGGAGAGAGAGTGAGTGGCCGCCTTCACACGTCAAGGATGGAGGATGGTGGCATCTGGACGGCGTGGTGGTTTCCTCCTCCTTGTCTCCATTtatcatctcctcctcctcctggtctCCATACCATATATCATCCTGCGCTTCCCCTGGGGTGGAAATGAGGAGCATCATCTCGGCTTGCTGGCAGCCTTGTTCTCCCAAAGCTCTCAGAGATCCACCAGCAGCTGCTGGGACTCGCTTCTAAGCTCCTGTCACTTCGATAGAATATTCTGCTTCCTCGCCTTCGCCCGGCAACACAAGACGCTgctcacttgttgctaggcagaattgcTGGAGCTCACGTTTGATTTCAGTCGCTAAGAAATATACCACCATAGATCATAGGCTTAGAATTAGGAGGAACAATATCTGTCATCAAATAAGAATATGAAGTCAATTTATTatgttaggagaataaagttggaaaaggaaaaaaacatctgaattttaggaggggggaaaaaacgtTTTGTAGAATAAATATGGCAAGTATTAATATGGCAAATATGGCAAGAAAATGAGGCAGCATTTTTctgaattatttaatttttattaattaagataattaaaatagtttaaaatgataatcatatttatatacagtgtgaatgaatataaataaatacatataatatagaatatatagatagatataatatatacaaatataattagAAGGAAAAATCGTGTGAAGATAAAATCCTGATGTTATGTTTctactagaataaagttgtaatgtactgagaaaataaagtttacctaggaaaacaaaattaaataatccgaaaaaaaataaagaaatatataatataatataaaatactaatataagaaaaattaaaatcatgagaataaaatccttaattattaagattcagaaataaaatggtaatagaaaacaaaacaagtacaaCTAAAATGAAGAACTAGTATTAAAgaattgtaaaattacaattgtCATTTTCGGAGAAAAGCAAGCAGCAGAAATAATAACAAACCAATGTAgtacatttccaagcataataTGGTAATATTCCAAGACAATATTTCATAAAAAGGGATAAGATTACAGGAAAACATCCTCAGTACTctaaaaagtacagtaaataaaGAAGTAAAGAAGTAGAGACAGGTAGCTACTTGGTAGATGGTCTGCTGGGTGAGTCCATGCGTCCTGTGTTTGCCCCCAGAGCCCCCCTGCCTGACGGAGCTGGAGAGGATCCAAGTGTTGGACGGCGGGAAGAGAAAGTTTGGTGAGTAcgttttacgttggaaaaatatCAATACCTAAAAGGATCGAATCCGTCTTTATTGGCTGAGGGTTCTAATGGAGCAGATCCCCGACAGAGACCAGGATTAGGTCTGGATCGGGTTTATGGATTAGGATTGGACACGGTGGCGGTACCAGCCGCCCagagtgtgtgtaaatgtgtgtgtaagtggccacgtgagtatgtgtgtgtgtatttggacGTATTTAGGATGTATTTGTACATGCTGCAGTTTTTAGCTGGCTGACTGGGCTCTGAGTCAGGATTCTGCAAGGACACAGGgatgggggcgtggggggggcaGACTGCCAGACCCGCTTTCAGTTTTGAAACGTAGCAGccacttttttcattcatatttgtcTTATTGGCTTGCATGAATATAATAAAGAATAAGCACCAAATATGAAGGAGTTCCACTGAAAGGTATTGGATGTTTACGTGTTGCTTCAAGTGGACAAACACAGTGCTAGCTAAAgctaagctaaagctaaagcatATATGACCAACAGGCAACATAGTACTCCAAGTCAGTACTTAGCAAATAGTGGTGTAGTAATCTGACCAGGCTGAAGCTCCttctgccccctggtggccgtTTTCAAACCTCCATATTGCTCTGTAGTGAAACGCATCAGTGGAGAGTTGACACATCGCTTTTTTTCACCTCtcaccccctcccaaaaaaactaataaacgTATGGATACGTTGTTGGGATCGGGCGTTTGGGATGATAAAAACATAGAACTCCGCCTTTGGTGTTGAAATTGTTAACAGAGTATTTAGAGGgatgagtagtagtagtagtagtagtagtagtagtagaaataGTGTCATTTTACAGGAAAATTGTGTTAATATTTGGACGAAAATGACATCAACTGGAGGATGTCTGGcgggatacgttgtggtcgtcCACCAGCATTTGTTTCTACACAcagaagaacacacacacacacacacacgtcccaGTGTGATGCATATGCAGCATATGTTGCAATAACCCATGAATAGAAATATGTACATATGGAACATGATTGTcatgaatatgtaaatatgtatatgaatatgcacgtgtgtgtgtgtgtgtgtgtgtgcgtgcgtcagGTCGCTTCATCCCCAACTGCGACGAGGACGGCTTCTACAGGAAGCTGCAGTGTGACAGGGGAGAGTGTTGGTGCGTGGACCAATACGGTGGAGAAGTGGCCGGCTCCAGGATTCGTGGCAAACCGGATTGCGGTGAGTTTTCGtcaatcaaccccccccccccttccaatcTGACTCGTGCTCAATCGTGGGCTCATTTGCATGGTAAAGCTTGTCAGCGAGAGGAAAGTCCTCCCGGGATAAATGACTTCCCTGCTTAGACGGAATCGGCCCCTGATAAGAACTGTTCCCGCCACGGGAACAAATTGAAGTCGGGACAAAGTCAAACTTTGCTCCCTCGTTCCGACGTCCTTCTCCCTGCGATAGCGACGTTTCTCATTAGCCAAACTTCTTCAAAGTTGACTGGAGGACGAGGCTGGAGAGAATGGAATGCAATAACGGACGCGACTGCGGACGCCGTCTCATGACATCCGCTAAAACGCCACCGGCGGCGACCATACGCCAGACCGGTCTACCGGAAAAGACCAGGCCAAGTTATTACAAGactttgacaaaaaatacaatgaaaaaaaatcatttaatctCCGCTAGGTTACACGATGCTACACTCAATAaaggctcactctgttcatgccctTGTTCTATGGAGCAAACGtaccaaggtgctgaaagcaaCGCAGAGTGAACACCCTCACtcgctcatcatcatcatcatcatcatcatcccaggcccaccagacatttttttcctgaatgaCAAATCTTGTCATGTAATCTTGATGCAGCCCTAATATTTCCATACTTCGTACATCCCATAATTCATATTCACAAACATGATATTACTATTCCACTACTGCAAGATTGGTTTcctaaaaaatgatgaaaaaacacGTACctccacaaaaatatttttatattacatgATATATTTCTTCCCTTGTGGCGTTTAACAATTCATGAAGCAATAATACAgtattaaaatcataattacaatatggtatactgtatattcccaTTTCCTATTCAACATGATCATACattatgtacatacagtatatgatgtaCTGTAGAAGGTACTCCACGGCTTGGCGTTGTTTTCTAATATAAAAATGGccaacaataaacaaaaacatgcatcataAAGATATACCGTATACTGTAATATCAGTATGTATTGTATGTGGTAATGCATCCATAAAGATATACAGTATCCTGTAATAtcagtatgtactgtagtaaTGCAGTCataaagatatacagtatactgtatcatcagtatgtactgtatgtagtaatGCATCCataaggatatacagtatactgtatcatAAGTATGTAGTAATGTAGTCAAACAGTATTGTATCATACAGTAGTAATGTATccataaaaacatacagtatactgtactatcTGTATGTACTGCATCCataaagatatacagtatactgtactatcTGTATGTACTGCATCCataaagatatacagtatactgtatcatCATACAGTAGTAATGCAGTCataaggatatacagtatactgtatcatcagtatgtactgtagtaaTGCAGTCGTTACGGATATACAGTACACTGTACTATCAGTATGTACTGCATctataaaaacatacagtatactgtactatcagtgtgtactgcatccataaagatatacagtatactgtactatcaGTGTGTACTGCATCCatcagtatatacagtatactgtactatcaGTGTGTACTGCATCCataaggatatacagtatactgtactatcaGTGTGTACTGCATCCataaggatatacagtatactgtactatcaGTGTGTACTATCAGTGTGTACTGCATCCataaggatatacagtatactgtactatcaGTGTGTACTGCATCCataaggatatacagtatactgtaccaCGTGTTCGTGGATCGTATCCGATCAGCAGGCGTACCTAATGTCGCGTCCCTCCGTTGGCAGACGACGAAGCGGCCTATTCCGGCGACTCCGGCAGCGCGGTGGGAtgggaagacgaggaggagaaaGGAGGCGAGGAGAcggcggaggaggcggaggaggaggagggcgagGTGGATGACGAGGGTTACATCTGGTAAGAGGAGCCACGCCTCTCTCCGACCGCATCCCCATCTTCCAAACACGCAAACCAAGAAGATCCTGCCAGGAAGGTCTCAAGGAGGCGACGTGTCCAAGGAGGAGAGGAGACCAAGGTAGCAGGGATGTAGTGGAAGGGAACATATCACCCATGTCGTTCATTTGTGGATCTTTCTTCTATTCTCTCGTACGTCCTTTGACCTCTTTGAGCTGTTCTCTCGCTGGCTTCATGGAGACTTTCGGCAGCAAGTAGTTCCAAACCATCTCTCCTTTCCCGACTTAGATTAGGTTTTAGG
The window above is part of the Doryrhamphus excisus isolate RoL2022-K1 chromosome 20, RoL_Dexc_1.0, whole genome shotgun sequence genome. Proteins encoded here:
- the spock2 gene encoding testican-2 yields the protein MLLVQPGLCVCVASRRSLSPSILPQHPRHPPPPLPHLPHLPPRSGQQRAGACVRTCVCACERDDVFFHLRPPQLLHMADMVRLSVPLLLLLLLLQLGSGLSLSLQADARSVKEAEKTGNFMEDEQWLSTISQYSRKIKHWNRFRDDDYVRSWDENQGSSDNVDTTKDPCQKVKCSAHKVCIAQGYQRAVCINRKKLEHRLKQPALRSSNGDCQPCPISSTGPVCGSDGHNYASKCKLEQQACLTGKELTLKCSGLCPCSTSAPAAKDGKRETCTGQDLADLGERLRDWFQLLQSNAKQNNSGGKHGAKNAPSVLDRSLVASCKDSIGWMFSKLDTNADLYLDQAELAAINLDKYEICIRPFFNSCDSYKDGKVSTAEWCLCFWREKPPCLTELERIQVLDGGKRKFGRFIPNCDEDGFYRKLQCDRGECWCVDQYGGEVAGSRIRGKPDCDDEAAYSGDSGSAVGWEDEEEKGGEETAEEAEEEEGEVDDEGYIW